The following is a genomic window from Mauremys mutica isolate MM-2020 ecotype Southern chromosome 4, ASM2049712v1, whole genome shotgun sequence.
agggggaggcgctgattagccgggctgccagtgggcgggaggtgctgggagctgctggggggctgctgatgtattactgtggctcactgGCAATgtccattggtaaattctggctccttctcaggctcaggttggccacccctggcctggGAGATTCCTGCATACGCAACTCTGCCATTCATCTGttgtgagaccttgggcaaatcattccTCCCTTTGTGGGCGTTTCCCTCCTGCCCTTTGTCTATCTTACATTAATCTCTTTAGGGCCTCGATTATCCCTTATTCTGTGTCTGCGccgcacctggcacaatggagccctgatctcacaggaggcctctaggcactactggtAAGATTAACTATAAGAAGAGTAATTAGTCTTCCCGCTAGTCTCCCAATCTTGAAACGAAgcattttccaaatgaaaaaacaaacacattttatttattgGGTGACTTTGCAAACAACAGACACAATCGGCATCTCTGTCCAAAGTCATTATGGCAGAGCATGGGGCCATTTGCATCCCTGATTGGAGTCTCCGAAGATACTAACGCCCTTGGCCATTCAGATGTCTTGCTGATCTCGTGGATCTGTGGTGGGGCTAGGAGGGGAAAGGAGACAGCTCCCCGATCACACAAGGAGACAGAGAATCATGAGCAAAACAGAGTTCAACAGCTGCTTTCAAACGGGGCCAGGCCTGCATCACGGGGGGAGGGTGTGTTACATACAGGCCTGTTCCAACACCCATTGGAATTAGTGGAAAGGTTCTCACtggcccagatccccagctggtgtgaatgggctgTAGCTCTACTGGAATCAATGGGGCAATGCCAGTTGACACCAGCTCACTGATTTTGATGggaactggatcaggccctgaatctCAGAAATCAACCAACAGTCCTGAGTCTCTTTGGAGTCTGCACCTGGAAGCCAAGCGCTATGCTGGGCCTTTCTTACCCGAGCATTCAGCTTTTATTGTAGCCAGTGCGATTACAATACAGAACCTGCCCCTCGTGCCCCTGAGCCTAAATCACAGTTTCAAAAGTGGATGAGGCACTTAGGAGCCTTTCAATGAGACGTGGGTGCCTAATTCGCTTTTGAAATGGGACGTAAGACGTCTACACTACGGAGTCTTGGCCAGTATAGCTATAAcagcagcgccccctagtggAAAAACAGTGTAAGCTGTCAGACTAGCTACACCATCCACCCGAACATGCCAACGGAGACCCTCTTCTATCAGTATAGTtatgtctacagcaggggttctgcTGGCACAACTATGTCAGGTAAGCcaggcacagatttttttttcacactcccAGATGACACAGCTAGACCAACAAAACGTTGTAGTGTACACCAGGccataggctcctaagtcacttagctgCTTTTAAAAACGTTACCCTTAGTCTTTGTCTCTGTGTTATAAAATGGAAGTAACAGTCCTCACTTtccctgtcttgtctatttaggctgtgagctctttggggcaaagacCAACTTATCGTGCATTTGTGCAGTGCACACTGATTTCAGTCAGGGTATGTGCAGGGCCTGGTACGAAGGAGGCTTCCATCTCGgacagggtctgtgcagcgcctggcacctgGGAACCCTGATCTGAGTCAGGCTCTGTGCAATGCGTGTttcaatggggaccctgatctcagctgctACTGTAATAATACAGTGTCTTTAACATGAGTCATGCTTAATgtataggaccctaccaaattcacttcACTTCAAGGCATAGACTGGTCCTTATTCTGCTCCACCCCCAATGTCTGTATTTAAGATAGAAGGAAGATGATCTTTGCTTGGTCTGTTTTACTGGAAACAATTTTTGAGGCTGCTTTTTCCTTGAAGATTTCTGCTTCCTCCACCGAGTATATAAGAAGTCGGAGTCTATAAAACTGCACCTGGAATTACCAATGCCAGTGGTATGTGATTGCCCAGATCCACAGTGAAACCAACGCCCCCATCTGCTAGGAAGGACTCTGAAGGTGAAACATTTACTTGATGCATAATTTATACCTCCCTTCGACTGGGACTGAATCTTATGATAGTGAGTGTCTGTCTGATGTAGACATCTTTTGCTTAACAGTTACCCTGTGAGACATGAACTGGGAATTGCAGTTCTCTGCACAGCAATTTGCTGAATCCTTCTTTCTCACTGAAACACGCCCTTCCCCAATCTGGATCTGTATAAATTGCCTCACTCTCCCCTGCCGATTTATTTCCCTCttctatccctctcccccttttgtAAATTATTGTTAGCTGGCCTCACCTCTtacacccccctcacacacctccagtcccctgccctccctgactcctgcacccccgacatccccaccctgagcaccaaatgggagctcctgcaccactcccgccacattcccacctgcaccccttgcaccaaatgggaacttccccaggtaagcgctccacaccccaacctcctgctcccTAACTCcgtcccagaccctgcacccccaaccctgaCTCTTGCATCCCCCTCACaactgccagccccctgccctccctaaCTCCTGCACAtatccccacctgcaccccttgcatcGAACGGGAGTCACtgaggatagttctctgaaaactaacagtgttaggaaccattaggaaagggataaaaaataagacagaaaatatcatattgcctgtatataaatacatggtacacTCACACCCTGATTACtttgtgcagttctggttaccctatctccaaaaaaaaaaaaaaaaaagattaaaattgaAAAAGTCCAGAGACGAGCAACAAAAATATTCAGAGTTCAAGCTTCAGCTTTTTCTCCAAAAAAAATTAAGGCATAGGCtgaaatggactgtgaatttgggtGCTGACCAGAAGAGAGTCCCTCGCAGAGAATCCATAAATTTCTTAGCTTCTGCTGCTGTGCCAAAACTGCAGCATTATCCTTCAGTCTCAATCTGAAACGTGGCCGGAAATGAAATGTAGTACAGCATCGGCCTTGTATGTCCATTTCCATGGCCTTATTGAACTGTCTGGcgccacattttaaaaacttcatCGTTAAAAAATGAGGAAAGGTTGTGGCCTCACATCTGCTGGGGGCTTCGGGGCTAAGAAACGGTGCTCCCTCTCAATTTCAAAATCAGTTCCCGAAGGGAGTTTTAAAAATTAAGCGACAGCCTTATTTAGGAATTCAATAGACTTACTTTTCTCAAAGCCCTCCAGAAAGGCAACCAAAATTATATCTTGTTCTGCCCTCCTGATAGTCCACTCTCTCCTGTAGGGCTCTAATTCTCGGCAGCTGCTGATCTGAGGAGGCGTTACTGGCTGTTACAGAGTCCTCCAGTGCAGACACATGGGCCTCAACTTGCCCCGCTCTCCTTCGTAGGCTTGTTTGAGGAGCTGCAGTGGTCTTTTTCACATCAGCAATAACTCTCTGAAGAACAATGTCAGCGGATAATTCTTCGAGATCTACTGAAGCACCTGCAAGGTTTGTTCAGGATTCTATCTGGAGCTTCTTCCTACATCTCCATATGACATGAGCTCTCCGATAGCGTTTGCTTTTTGCAGGCCTGCTTCATTACTGGAGAAGAGGAGGGGTCCAAACTCTTATCCAGGGATCCCTTAGCAGATGGTGCATTGATATCAATCTAAATTAACTACATTCGTAGTAGGATTGCTGTTATTTTGAACAGATTCTGCAGGGTATAGCGAGGCGCAAGGAGCTTGGAACTCAGGCCGCCTACCTCCCCTGTTGGCTCCCCCTGGAATCCTGTTATTATTAACCATATATTTTATGAAAGCGAGTTTATTTTTAGCCAATAGCGCTGCTAGCCAGCGAGGGTACGTCTACGCTACACTGCGaggggcagccagcagcagcaagtctcagagtttGGGTCAACAGACTTGACCTTGAATTACTGTGCTAAAAagagctgtgtagacattgcagCTCAGGCTGGGACCCTAGGTTGATTAGCCAGGTCTCACAGCTACTTTTAGCACCATTGCGTGAGCTCCGCAAGCCCAAGTGTGTCCACCCGGGTGCTGAGACTTGCTGAGCCCAAGCTCCAGTCCGCGCTGAAACATCTCACGGCTATTGTTAACGCTTAGAGCGAGCCCAAGTCCGccgacctgggctctgagacttgctgctccttgctgtgtagacagacccaaaGTGGCATGGTAGGCTGctgggggggtggagcaggactgaCTGACTTCTGCTCAGCTGTCACCTTTAATCTTCCCTCATTAAGGGTTTGCCTGCATGGGGAATTTTACAGGCCATACACAACTGTAATTATCCATCTCTCACTCCCCAGGTGGACACACacattccagaataaaagtgtcCCCATAGGAAGTTGTACCAGTATAACCATAGCGGCATAATTATACTGGCAGAACTCCTCATATAGACAAGCTCCAAAAGATACACAAACGCGCACACACATCACTCCTCCAACCTCCCAGGTTTGAAATGACCCATATCTCCATTACCAGGCACTCTCTGCTCTTGGCTCCTGCCACTGTGCCCTTATGATCAGTCCTCCCACAAAACTCAACTCCATTCATTTGCAATTCCCACtaatccccccgcccccgaccCCTGCCAAAGGATCTGTTCCTACCTTCACCAGCTCCTTTCCCGTCCTGAATCTTGTATCTGCCATCATATATAAGCCAATACTTCCCACCCATCCTTCTCTCACCTTGTACTTAAGTGTCCCTCTCCAAGCAAAGAAAGTACCAGCCCACTGTTTTATATCACACATGGCGTCCCTGTTGCCCTGCTAGAGCTAATGTAATCTGAAGTTACACTTGCTGTATTGGGTTTCTTTTTCACATGGAGGTTTACCAAGGGTATAACAAGCTTTTGTGTTTGATTGACGCTTTCCCCACATTCAGTACATTTGTGAGGTCTCTCTCCCTGGTGCGCTGACTGTTGCTGGGTAGGGGAGAACTTATgatagaagcttttcccacattccgtACACGTGTGAGGCCACCCTTCCTGGTGCGTTAGCTGATGCTGGGAAAGGGAGAACTTCTGACGAAAGCTTTTCTCACAGTGAGGACATTTATAGGGCCGCTCCCCAGTATGGGTCCTCAGGTGCTTAGTCAGAGTTGATTTCTGCCTGAAGCCTTGCCCGCATTCAGTGCATTTATGAGGTTTTTCCCCCGTGTGGGTTTTACAGTGAGTGGAAAGGTCCCCTTTCCATCTGAAGCTTTTGTCACAGTCAGGACACTGATAGGGTTTCTCTTCTGTGTGGACTCTCTTATGCAGAGCAAGGTACGAGCTCTCTCTGAAGCTTCTCCCACAGTCAGCGCAGCTATAGGGTTTCTCCTCTTTGTGCGTCCGTAGGTGTTTACTGAGTGTCGACTTCCGTCCAAAGCTATTCCCACAGTCAGCACACACATaaggtttctctcccgtgtggctTTTTTGATGCCTTCGGAGGTGTTGGTTCTGGCGgtagcttttcccacactcggcaCAGCTGTAACGTTTCTCATGCGGGTGGGTTTTCTGATGCAGGTCAAGGGCTGAGCTGCTGCTACAGCTTCTCTTACTTTTCCTTTCTGTGTTCAGTTGTGCTCCCACCTTGGTTCCCTGGTAGGCGATGGTGCGGTTCAATTTCTTAGAACTTCCTTCGCATACAGATTCACAGTCTTTTCCCACTGCCGGGTAAGCTCGCAGCTGTCCTCTCCTTCCCCGACTCTTACCAGCATCTGCCCGTTCACATCTCTGAGATGCCTCCTGAGGCTCCGCTCCCACTGGCTTTTTCTGCTGGGGATGCTCATCCTTGTTCTCACTCACAATCCCACTGTTAAACCCTCTATGCCTCTCTTCGTTGTGCATTCTCTGATGTTCAATAAGTCTCTTTCTCAGGATAAATTGCTGGCCGCACACTGgacacttatggggtctctccgACTTGTGGACTGTGTAACGATGAAGAACGAGGCGTGTCTTGtgtctgaagcttttcccgcattcattacatttatagggtctctcccctgtgtgacttCTCAGATGTCTCTGAAGGCACTGGTGTTGAGAAAAGCTTTGGCCACATTCATTACACTTGTAGGCACCCTTTCCCACACAAGTTTGCTGACAATGCTTAACGAGGAGCGAGCATTTATTGAAACTTTCCCCAGGTTCAGCACCGGTGTTTGGGCTCTCCCCCGTGCAGGCTGTCTGGTGGGCGCTGGTCTCTTTGGATTTCTCTAAACTTCTTTTGCTATGAGTGGATTTACTCCTGCCTGGAGGGTCTTCCCAGAGCCTCTCTGTCCTGCCCTGACTCTCACTGGCATCTCCCCACTCAGGGCAACAGTGTCTCCCGGAGAACATCCTTTGTGGTTCTGCTCCTGTAGATACTTTCTGAGCTGTTCCCTCCTTCTCACTCACTGTCCCAGCACCTGGTGGGAGAAAGAGAGAATCCAGGTTTGATTCATTGCCTGATCGGGTGCAGAGGGGGCAGCAAAGTGATTTGTGTCTGATCAGAAAACCTGATGGACAGGAAGCAAATTTCCCCAATATTCTCCTAGAGGAGCGAGGAGGGGCCAGTTCTGACTCAAAGTCCCATCTGAACCTTAAgaaaaaggctgggggaggaaaaGGCTTCAGGGTCAGGCAGGACAAGTGGGTGCCAGGAGTGACTCCTGCCCTGAGGATAGGACACAATCGAGATTGAGATGAGATAAGACAGAACAGGAGCAGCCCTTAGTGGGTTTGCTGATATCCCAGCTTTTCCTCGGGCCTAGATGGTTTCCTGACTGGTGTCCCTCATTCCTCACCAGTGCTAGAGCCTCTTGCATTCTCCCTTTCCTCAGAGGGCTGGAGATCTGGGAACCGCAGCTCTTCCCCTCGCTCCATCTGGGACAGCACATCCGGTTTAGCGACCGGAAATCCTGCTCATTGGAAAGAGGTACATGCATCACAACAGGTCAAGTATTTCTCGATCTCTTAACTacaaagagcagcaaagaaaatCTTGGAATGAAGGGGAAAGACACAATCCATATAGGCTTCAGTATCCCCTTTTGGCAAGCAGATTGTCCAGTGGGAAATGGGCTGTGTTCTTTATAGGagatttaggccatgtctacactatggggactAGAGCAACTGCTCACCCAATGAGATGAAAGTCTCGTAagtctcctgcatgacatctctGTAGAGTTCCTTCTGCTTTTCATCCAAAAGAGCCCATTCATCTTCAGAGAAGGACACGGCCACCTCCTCAAACGTCACTGGCATCTGAAATGACATGGgtcccccactcagcacctgcctgctctggccacaATCTCACCACTCAGACACAAGCTGAGCAGCAAAGGGCAAAGCCATCACTGTCAATGCAgcattatggggggggggggaggaacccCCTTTCCCAACCTCCTCCACAGAGCAAGAGATGCCAGACTCAGCCTGCCCACAAatctccccatccctccagaaCTCAGCCCCAACTCAGGCCACTGAAGCAAGCACCGTTTCACAACTCACCATAAAGCCAAACCTACAGAGCGAGGCCACTATATCCTGGTCTCCTTCATTCCCCTTATCATAAGGAACAAACAAATAAGGTGCAGGAAGATCTAAAGAATGATAAAGATACCGTTAGAGGGACCCACACAGACACATACGCTCCTGGACCTCACCTAGCCGCCACGTGCCAATAGACAGCCAAATGCTGTTCCAATGGTTTCATACAGGCTGCTTTTGAGACTCCCCTCCCAGCTGTACTATCCATGCTCCCCAACACCACATGCATCTCTACACACAACTTATTACCTAGTTGCCGTGAATACTGCAGCTTCTctctgaggtcacagctcagttGTGGTCCTGGGTGGTGGAACCTCTGAGACCTTGAGCTGGACGGGGGCTCCATCCTCTCAGAAATCCCTTCTCTTCTGATCACACAAACTGAGACCTGGGAAATGTATACGTTGTTAGCTCTGTGTGAGGGACAAAGGTAGCATCTGAGGGGCAGTGACAAGTGGCTCTCAGATTCTCTACTAAACAGAGTTATTGAAAGCCGAGGGGCCTGCCACACACATGAAAGGGGCTCTGTGTCCCCCCCACATTTCCATCTTCCAGTAGGGGCATTTCACCAATATCAGTTGGGTTCAGCCCATTGATGACTAGAAGAGATCCCTCAATTTTGTATTTCTTCCTTGTAGCCTTCTGCCCAGACCAAACCTTCTTCCTTGCTGTGCCGCTTTTTTCTTCCTAGTGAGCCCTTTCTGCACTCAGGTGATGTTACCTCAATTCTGCCTTTTATTTGACTGGTCATGGCACCTAGGAATATCAGATCACAATTGCACTCCTGCAGGTAGTTGGCTCTTTTTATGCTTTTTAAtgaacattattatttatttgtgttacctTAGAGCTCAGGACTCTTAATCATGGGGCAAGACCCCATTGTATCAGGCACTGAAAAAggacagaacaaaaggacagtctttaccccaaagagcttccctTGTAACATAATCCTTCTACATTTCAGGAGCATCACTCaaacagacaaggtcagctcccagacagctgcactctgcagcacggtaaggggaggaggctaccagctctctgtggagaaagaagtagttcgggactatttagaaaagctggacgagcacaaatccatggggctggatgcactacatccgagggtgctaaaggagttggccgatgagattgcagagccattggccattatctttgaaaaatcatggcgatcgggggaggtcccggatgactggaaaaaagctaatgtagtgcccatctttaaaataggggataaggaagatccagggaactacaggccagtcagtctcacctcagtccctggaaaaatcatggagcaggtcctcaaggaatcaattttgaaccacttaaaggaggggaaagtgatcaggaacagtcagcatggattcaccaagggcaagtcatg
Proteins encoded in this region:
- the LOC123368298 gene encoding zinc finger protein 436-like isoform X3, with translation MEPPSSSRSQRFHHPGPELSCDLREMQQYPRELDLPAPYLFVPYDKGNEGDQDIVASLCRFGFMMPVTFEEVAVSFSEDEWALLDEKQKELYRDVMQETYETFISLGFPVAKPDVLSQMERGEELRFPDLQPSEERENARGSSTGAGTVSEKEGTAQKVSTGAEPQRMFSGRHCCPEWGDASESQGRTERLWEDPPGRSKSTHSKRSLEKSKETSAHQTACTGESPNTGAEPGESFNKCSLLVKHCQQTCVGKGAYKCNECGQSFSQHQCLQRHLRSHTGERPYKCNECGKSFRHKTRLVLHRYTVHKSERPHKCPVCGQQFILRKRLIEHQRMHNEERHRGFNSGIVSENKDEHPQQKKPVGAEPQEASQRCERADAGKSRGRRGQLRAYPAVGKDCESVCEGSSKKLNRTIAYQGTKVGAQLNTERKSKRSCSSSSALDLHQKTHPHEKRYSCAECGKSYRQNQHLRRHQKSHTGEKPYVCADCGNSFGRKSTLSKHLRTHKEEKPYSCADCGRSFRESSYLALHKRVHTEEKPYQCPDCDKSFRWKGDLSTHCKTHTGEKPHKCTECGQGFRQKSTLTKHLRTHTGERPYKCPHCEKSFRQKFSLSQHQLTHQEGWPHTCTECGKSFYHKFSPTQQQSAHQGERPHKCTECGESVNQTQKLVIPLVNLHVKKKPNTASVTSDYISSSRATGTPCVI
- the LOC123368298 gene encoding zinc finger protein 436-like isoform X1 encodes the protein MEMWRDTEPLSCVWQAHRLSITLFSRESESHLSLPLRCYLCPSHTANNLYVSQVSVCVIGREGISERMEPPSSSRSQRFHHPGPELSCDLREMQQYPRELDLPAPYLFVPYDKGNEGDQDIVASLCRFGFMMPVTFEEVAVSFSEDEWALLDEKQKELYRDVMQETYETFISLGFPVAKPDVLSQMERGEELRFPDLQPSEERENARGSSTGAGTVSEKEGTAQKVSTGAEPQRMFSGRHCCPEWGDASESQGRTERLWEDPPGRSKSTHSKRSLEKSKETSAHQTACTGESPNTGAEPGESFNKCSLLVKHCQQTCVGKGAYKCNECGQSFSQHQCLQRHLRSHTGERPYKCNECGKSFRHKTRLVLHRYTVHKSERPHKCPVCGQQFILRKRLIEHQRMHNEERHRGFNSGIVSENKDEHPQQKKPVGAEPQEASQRCERADAGKSRGRRGQLRAYPAVGKDCESVCEGSSKKLNRTIAYQGTKVGAQLNTERKSKRSCSSSSALDLHQKTHPHEKRYSCAECGKSYRQNQHLRRHQKSHTGEKPYVCADCGNSFGRKSTLSKHLRTHKEEKPYSCADCGRSFRESSYLALHKRVHTEEKPYQCPDCDKSFRWKGDLSTHCKTHTGEKPHKCTECGQGFRQKSTLTKHLRTHTGERPYKCPHCEKSFRQKFSLSQHQLTHQEGWPHTCTECGKSFYHKFSPTQQQSAHQGERPHKCTECGESVNQTQKLVIPLVNLHVKKKPNTASVTSDYISSSRATGTPCVI
- the LOC123368298 gene encoding zinc finger protein 436-like isoform X2, which codes for MEPPSSSRSQRFHHPGPQLSCDLREKLQYSRQLDLPAPYLFVPYDKGNEGDQDIVASLCRFGFMMPVTFEEVAVSFSEDEWALLDEKQKELYRDVMQETYETFISLGFPVAKPDVLSQMERGEELRFPDLQPSEERENARGSSTGAGTVSEKEGTAQKVSTGAEPQRMFSGRHCCPEWGDASESQGRTERLWEDPPGRSKSTHSKRSLEKSKETSAHQTACTGESPNTGAEPGESFNKCSLLVKHCQQTCVGKGAYKCNECGQSFSQHQCLQRHLRSHTGERPYKCNECGKSFRHKTRLVLHRYTVHKSERPHKCPVCGQQFILRKRLIEHQRMHNEERHRGFNSGIVSENKDEHPQQKKPVGAEPQEASQRCERADAGKSRGRRGQLRAYPAVGKDCESVCEGSSKKLNRTIAYQGTKVGAQLNTERKSKRSCSSSSALDLHQKTHPHEKRYSCAECGKSYRQNQHLRRHQKSHTGEKPYVCADCGNSFGRKSTLSKHLRTHKEEKPYSCADCGRSFRESSYLALHKRVHTEEKPYQCPDCDKSFRWKGDLSTHCKTHTGEKPHKCTECGQGFRQKSTLTKHLRTHTGERPYKCPHCEKSFRQKFSLSQHQLTHQEGWPHTCTECGKSFYHKFSPTQQQSAHQGERPHKCTECGESVNQTQKLVIPLVNLHVKKKPNTASVTSDYISSSRATGTPCVI